TGAACGATATCTCGAGATGACCGACGTTATCGTTTCTTTAACCATTTGAAAATCCTTAAGTTTGCTTAAAGGATTAACTCGTTGGAATGTTCGCATAAAAATTTGCCAGTTATTTAATTCGTATAATAGAAAGGTTTAGAGGTTTGTTGTACGTTGGAACGGGGCAGGCATTTGCGCGTTCGTTTGTTCGTCCGTTCGTCCGTTGGTCCGTTTGTTCCAACGAGCGTCTTCCTCATCTCGATATGCTCGACAAGTGGTCGAATTTAAGCTTGACAGGAACAGAAACAGAAATAGGAACGAATGGAGCGTTTTACGAGTGTAACAACCGTTCAGATTTCGAGATAtctcttgaaaattttaacgCGAATTGAAACTTTATCCGGATTCAATCTCCATCTATCCagttgaataaaatacaatcgtAAAGAAATGATCGTACGTACGACACACCGTTGCGCGTATGTTTGCGTTGCCATATGGTACGGAGGTACGAATAAAAATCGGTAAAGAAAAGtatctacatatgtatttataagaGACGGAAGGAgatgtgaaaaagaaaagtttaagCAGTATTTAACAACGATCGATGTCGGCACGAGGTAAAATGATTTCGAAGGTTCGTCTAGGTACTAGATCGTTTTGTTTCCGCAGGTGTGCTCAGCGAATAGCTTAAAAGCGATCGTAGAAAGAGGAAAGGAACGATAATCGAGGTACGCAAGGAACAAGAGCGGTAGGAAGTGTACTATACATAGACATAGATATAAAGGTACACGTGCACGGTATATACGGACACATTCGATCGAAGGTGATCGACTGAACGGTCAGGATTAACGTTTTCAGATTTTCTCGTTATGTTTGCCAAGTCGAAACGGACCAACGAAATACCGAATGTTCTACTGACGGATCCGTTGCAAAATTTATACGACGTAGGAAAACAGTCGGCCACAGCTGGTCCGGAGAACGCGTGGCGTATATACGATGGACGCAGGAAAGCGGACGGAAAGGTGAGATCGGTAACGCGATACGTTGTAGCTGCATACATGTGTAGATACGGTAGTCGGTCTCTCGATACGTTTATCAACTTATCAACCGATTCGTTGGATCGATTGCaggaaatatcgatatttttattcgacaaaagATCGGTCGAAAAGCCTAATAAACTTAAGCGTAAAAAAGTAAGCGTGACGGACATTTTAAGATATGGACTACAACAACTGGAAAGTTTCCCTCATCCAAAAATCCTTCAGGTTAGAGTTAGGCTCGAATGTCTCACGTTTTAAACGTGATTTCGTGATTTCACGATttaaatcgttattttttctttaatcgcAGGTATACAAAGTAAACGAATACATGAGTACTTTGGCTTTCGCTTCGGAGCCAGTGTTGGCAAGTCTTGCCAATGTTTTGGCCTATCAAGAGCAGCAGCAACACATAAATGCTCAAACGAGACAAGTTTCTTCGAGCAGCAGTCGTGCCGCCTACGCGAAAGATTACAATTTGTTAGATATCGAGATCAAGTATGGTCTATTGCAGGTAAGAGGGTTACATATCGATTTAATTATCGTCTTTGATTCGATCACCTCTGGTTCTTTCGATCGGTATATTTACTACCGTGATCAATAAATGCCAacactttttcatttaaattgcgTAGGCTTATCGAaaggatttaatttcttttttctttttgttagtTTGGTAGCACTCTGTGAGACATCTGTGTCAAACTGTATGTTGAAATGTGCAATAGTCGTTGAgattcgtttgtttcttttaatccaAAAAGGTGTTTCTTAGTGGCATTTCAGAATGTATCAAAGAATTCAGCAAACaatttgtttgatattttgctagaaaaatggaattttgaaGAGTCTTGGTATTTTTTTATGACAATAGTATACATATCCGTATCTCTGTTAACTTTGTCTGTTCGCTTTAGATTACCGAGGCCCTGCTATTTCTGCACggagtttcaaaaattctccATAGAAATGTTTGCCCTGCAAGTATCATGATCACCAAGACCGGTACATGGAAGTTGGCcggctttgaattttttggtGAGTCGTccattatttttcgtttcgattctcGATTCGTCGCGTCACGTCGTGTTCTATCGattatttcgtttgtttctttgtaCCTGTTTGTAGAAAAATTCGGCGATGGTTTTCTATCATTGCAACCATGGAGCAGTAACGTGCCAAAAATGGCACAGCCGAATCTCGACTATATAGGTAAGCATATATCGTAGACCACGATGCTGTCGGTATTGGCAAAGTTTGGAAAGCAAGCGTTTCTTGTAAGAAAGAAATGATGGTGTCGTGATCGTAGCTCCCGAGATTCAGCAAAAGAAGGTGGGAAGCGTTTACAGCGACATGTACAGTTTCGGCATGACTATATGCGCGATTTTCAACCAGGGACGGCCGCTTGTCCAAGCAAATAACAGTTGTTCAGAGTATCTGAAGCAGATTGAGCAGGTTTGTTTGCAGGTTTTGTTTTCGTGTGGTTGCGAAAGAAATGTTCTCGGTGGAAACACGGTTGTTTCCAAGAGTTGCGTTATCTCTTTCGCTTTCGCATTCGCTTTCGCATTCGCATTCGCATTCGCGTTCGCATTCGCGTTCGCGTTCGCGTTCGCTTTCGCTTTCGCTTTCGCTTTCGCTTTCGCTTTCGCTTTCGTGGTCCCAAAGGGGTATTTTTGGTTCTGTTGCACCGCAGCTCAAGGAAAAAGTCGCCGCGATCTTGCCCGTGATTCCGCTTCCTCTACAGGACGCCGTTACGCATCTATTGGACGTCGATCCAGATAATCGGCCTATAGCGCAGGTTTTATcgatgattaaatattttcagtacGTAAAGGTTACTTGAAAAACGAATGTTTGCAATCCGGTAAgactttgattatttttcagaGACCCTCCGGTCCACGCACTACAATTTCTCGACATAAGTAAGATGAAAGACGTGGTTCAAAAAGAGCATTTCTACACAACTACCCTAATGGAAATCTTGCCCTATACCCCAAAGGTAATCGCGACGCGATAGACATATCACAGATATCGATACGTATGTAGACGTGTATATCGAAAAGTACGAAAGTTGATCCATCGATCCATCGATCCACCGGATCGGAACATTTAACGGCTCGCAAATAAACAGCTTTCGTAGTTGTCGCGATACGCGCGTGGTACCTAGATCGATCCACGTGTTTAAACATCCACAGAAATTGTGGTATCAACATATTTGGACGTATTTACAAAACGAATTGGAAGGACAAGAAGTCCAATCCGCGGTACTACAACCTGTGCTGTACATCGTCCAGAACAGTACTCAAGAGGAGTACGATCGGATCTTATTTCCAACGTTGCGGTAAGCGTACCGTCTACGTGTCTCTATGTACTTATTTGTAGCTATCGTAAGCTCGTGAGTTTGGAAAGTGGAAAGCGCGTATCGTTTCTACGTACTTGTTTAGTTACGGTTGCACGCTTGCGTAACGAGATTTGTCGTAGGTTACTTTTGGCGAATCGCAAAACGATTCAAGGAACGGTAACGCTGTTGGAAAAATTGCATCTGATATTGAATAAAACTCCTCGAGAATACGTGCAGAAGGAAGTATTACCAATGTTGTATACGTCTTTTGAGAATTCAACAATTCAGGTGCAGGTGCGTGGATAACGTAACGATAAAGAATCAAAAATACTTGATATACGAAAGAATAGCGTAATTTCTGTTTCGCAGACAGCGGCGTTCGTAGCTGTGTCGAACGTGACTCAGTACATAGAGGACGACGCCATTCGAAATATAATACTGCCGAAATTAGTTGTAGCCTTTCAGAAAAGTACCATAGATTGTCTGACACTTTTGAACGTGATTCCTTGCATTTTAAGTCGCTTGGAAAAGCAAAAAGTCATAGATTGCATTTTACCGATATTGTTTAACGTGAAGTTACAAGATCCTGAGGTGATTGTACAGGTTGTAAGTgagtatacgtatatgtatatgtatatgtatgtatatacgaCGCTATACATACAAATGGTACAATGTAATAAAGTACTCGCATCTATGagattttcgtttcgtttcgtttcgtttcgtttcgtttcgttttgttcGTCACTTTTATTAACAACTAATCGATCGATAATAACGGTAATAACGATGGTTATTTGACATTTTGGCAGAAATTTACAGATTAATGTTAACCGATAAAAAGTATGGGCTATCGGTGAGTTGGATGGCAACTCGGGCAATGCCGAGTTTGTTACCTCAAACAATCAACCTTGCGTTAAATCTCGAGCAATTCGAGTTGCTGTTGAAAGTGTTGCAGGATATGCTTTGTCTTATAGAGAGGTGAACttgtttaattgttttcgatgaaaaatattacgaaatctGGTTCGGTAACGatcacactttttttttcacacttttttcctttcattaAACAGACATCAAAGAACTCACTTGACTTTAGATAATTTGGAAAGACATCATCATCGCAACTTGCGACATCAATATAGTACGGATAACGTACACGTGCCGCCTTTTAATATACCGAATCTACGCATAGAACAGCGTAAAACCTCTTCCGCCGAAGATATGGCCAGGAAGAGTAGTATCGGTAAGACGAATTATCGGCTTTCGTTGGTCTCgatgaattttcatgaatcGTTAAACATGGGTGGTCTTATTCGTTGTACAGATTCCATATCGATGACAGCTTCGGCCGAGAATATGGCGAGAAAGAATTCGATAAGTGGCATGTTTTGGTGGTCCGCGTCAAACAACGACAGTAACTTTCTCCGAGTAGCGAATGTTTTTCCAAACAGACGTCTATCGGACAATACTCTGATGGCACCGAAAATACGAGTAGCACCGTCGTGTGCAAGTTCGCCTGGTGGCACACCGGCTGGAACCTTGGCGTTCCGGCGTCACTCGAGTACCGGTTCTCAAGATCGTCGGGGATCGAGTATAAATTTATCTCCTCCCACGGTATAGTACTTGGCCTTTGTTCTAGCAATATTTTTCTCCAAAAACTGCAAcaacttcttttttcatttttcatttttcatttttgcatgTTTTCTTATCGATTATACTCGACCCTTTCGATACGGTTCTTTCTCTGACCGAGAACGACCATCGATCGAATATACGTACGTAATTTCCAtatggaaagggttaaatgtcGCGTGTTTACTTGTCGatacgtatacatatgtgGAATCAATGAAAGTGGATAAAGTTTGATAAAAAGATAACAATTGAATAGGTTACTACGGGATATGGTGGTACGCCTGTATGGTTTGCTCGTTAAGCTTTCTCTTTTCGAAACGATTCTGGGATcctacatatgtatacatatgtacgtaCATATAATAGCTACGTATAATAGCTACGCGGTAGTGGATTAAACGATAAGTAAAACGGAATAAACAATATGTGTGTGAATTCGATAGGGTGGTGGCATGCCGATCACCAGCACCAGCGTTCCCCATTTGCTCAATTCAAGTATGAACAGTATACGAAGCTCGAGACGTCCATCCGTCTCCTCGACGTCCTCCCAGCAGGGCGCCGGGCTGCTTCAACAGGTCGGAACATTCGGAACGAGCATGGTAAGACAACAACCCCCAATCTGCCTCAACCTCAATGGACCACCATTACAACCACCAACACTTTGTCCATTACTCCAGCTACCGGGACAGCCTTCCCACTGACCCTTCGTTAAAGTGTAAGGATATTCACTAGCTTATCCATCGTCGCCGCGCGTcgtgttctttttctttcttttttcttttttaccctTTCGTCCTAGATCTTGGCAATATCGTAATCTACTATCGCTACCTAGAATGCAGAAAATATTGGTCAGTCTTTATTCGGCAATCGCAAATGTATCTGATGGTAAGGCGGAGAACAATGCAGAGACAAAAGATTAAGGTTTCCGGAATAGAGAAACGTTACACCGTGGAGGCGGCCGTTTCGATTACGTGGACGgccaaatattttctctttcacgCTTAGTTGTTAcagtctttttctttttcttaataaactatcatttataaatatttgttttccttctctttttttttcttttatacccGTTGGATGATTTCGTTAATGCGTTCCGTTGAAATTGTCATCGGGACGAGAATTTCCACGGATCGACGCGCGTTGGTTATCATTTCGGAGATACAACGATAACATACTCCTCTAGCTTTTACCGCAACTCTTCCTTCCTTCGTTACTTGCCGACTATCACACTACGTAATCCAAGTACACGATAcctctttaaattttaaatcgacCAATGGATCGACATGATCGAAATACTCGATTCCTAGTATTTCTTTAcacaaattgttttcaacttCCAAGCGTTAGTATTCTCCAGCGAGTAGACGCGAGTCGagtcgaatcgatcgatcgagaagATGGATCGGTCGACGATGATTCGTGTGATTAATTGTTCGTGGATTCGGTGTTGAGCGTCAAGTAATTGTTGTTACGTTGCATCTCGTTACAGTACCAGTTTCTTAGACGTTAACGTGACCAGTTCGACGCCACTAAAACTTGATCCGAAATGACGGCGTATTTGTGATAATACTCGAAGAAAGCGacaaacgaagaaacgaacaaAGAAGGAAAATACAAACTAGGACAATCCGTGTTTCCCGAGAGAGCACACGTAGCCTAAACATTCATCGATGAGAATGTTTCTCAACGAACAACACTTTTATATTCTTCGTTGGAGATCGAAGGTTTCTAGACATTATAAAATGGCCTAATCTCGATCGTAGCTCGTATCATTTCTACGTATCGACCACCGCTCTTCTATTCTATCGTACCAAGTATATACGAGAGAGTAGAGGCGTATCGTCCGCGTATTTCTATACGCATCGAAAGTATCGTTACATTACGTCCTTCCTATGCACACTTTCAAGTAATCGTAGCCTAATCAAAGATGAGGTTGGATCGGCGAGaaccttttcttcttttttctgtttctgcGATAGTTTATTCGCAATCTCAGAACTTTATGTCAATTGTTGTGTACTACAAATGttgcgtaaaaaaaaaaaaaaaaaaaaaaataataataatttcctgTGAACGTAATCGCATAGCAGCAGCTATATAGCTCGAATGTAACTGTTACAGTGGGTTAAGTTGACGAGGTACGAGAATGACACGCGTTacataaatgtaaacaaaacatCTGTTTTCCAATGTACTACACACCCACCGTACACCGAGTAAACATGGAAGAAGCAAGTTAAGGTTGAACAATGAGGGTTGAATACGATTACGAGTTggatagaattataaatgggACGTAAATGTTTGTAACTCGTGATGAAAGTCTATCGATGTCTGTATAGTATACTTACATAGCGCGTATCTTGTGTCAACCATACATATCAAACGTACGCATTCCTAAGTACGCGTAATGGTGTACGCGAAGGGTATATACACCTGGCAACATTTGCGTTCCTCGAGCGACTTGTAAATTTTCCCCAATACGATAGAGatgtatgtatgcatgtatgtatgtatgtagaatcggtatttaatatgtttatgtGTGAAATTCGTCGGTGGTGCGTTGACGTGCATCagcgtaaaaagaaaaagggttAGAAACGGGCTTATCGTTGGTTAGAtgcagagaaagagaaataagCGGATAAGAGAACTCGAGCGGTTGTTTAATTCTCGAGAAGCTGTTGCAACGAATatcaatttgtaaatttcaatgcGATCTTGCGACGTTACCAcgagtattatattttcataatatactatatatttaattttctttacatagGCTGGTGGGGCAATATTTCATATCGCGTACATACGGTTCGAAGAAAGGGTCGGGGAGGGGTGTtaacgtttttttaaaatgtagtAAATACG
The sequence above is drawn from the Hylaeus volcanicus isolate JK05 chromosome 2, UHH_iyHylVolc1.0_haploid, whole genome shotgun sequence genome and encodes:
- the LOC128872147 gene encoding SCY1-like protein 2 isoform X2 is translated as MFAKSKRTNEIPNVLLTDPLQNLYDVGKQSATAGPENAWRIYDGRRKADGKEISIFLFDKRSVEKPNKLKRKKVSVTDILRYGLQQLESFPHPKILQVYKVNEYMSTLAFASEPVLASLANVLAYQEQQQHINAQTRQVSSSSSRAAYAKDYNLLDIEIKYGLLQITEALLFLHGVSKILHRNVCPASIMITKTGTWKLAGFEFFEKFGDGFLSLQPWSSNVPKMAQPNLDYIAPEIQQKKVGSVYSDMYSFGMTICAIFNQGRPLVQANNSCSEYLKQIEQLKEKVAAILPVIPLPLQDAVTHLLDVDPDNRPIAQVLSMIKYFQDPPVHALQFLDISKMKDVVQKEHFYTTTLMEILPYTPKKLWYQHIWTYLQNELEGQEVQSAVLQPVLYIVQNSTQEEYDRILFPTLRLLLANRKTIQGTVTLLEKLHLILNKTPREYVQKEVLPMLYTSFENSTIQVQTAAFVAVSNVTQYIEDDAIRNIILPKLVVAFQKSTIDCLTLLNVIPCILSRLEKQKVIDCILPILFNVKLQDPEVIVQVVKIYRLMLTDKKYGLSVSWMATRAMPSLLPQTINLALNLEQFELLLKVLQDMLCLIERHQRTHLTLDNLERHHHRNLRHQYSTDNVHVPPFNIPNLRIEQRKTSSAEDMARKSSIDSISMTASAENMARKNSISGMFWWSASNNDSNFLRVANVFPNRRLSDNTLMAPKIRVAPSCASSPGGTPAGTLAFRRHSSTGSQDRRGSSINLSPPTGGGMPITSTSVPHLLNSSMNSIRSSRRPSVSSTSSQQGAGLLQQVGTFGTSMYQFLRR
- the LOC128872147 gene encoding SCY1-like protein 2 isoform X1; translation: MFAKSKRTNEIPNVLLTDPLQNLYDVGKQSATAGPENAWRIYDGRRKADGKEISIFLFDKRSVEKPNKLKRKKVSVTDILRYGLQQLESFPHPKILQVYKVNEYMSTLAFASEPVLASLANVLAYQEQQQHINAQTRQVSSSSSRAAYAKDYNLLDIEIKYGLLQITEALLFLHGVSKILHRNVCPASIMITKTGTWKLAGFEFFEKFGDGFLSLQPWSSNVPKMAQPNLDYIAPEIQQKKVGSVYSDMYSFGMTICAIFNQGRPLVQANNSCSEYLKQIEQLKEKVAAILPVIPLPLQDAVTHLLDVDPDNRPIAQVLSMIKYFQDPPVHALQFLDISKMKDVVQKEHFYTTTLMEILPYTPKKLWYQHIWTYLQNELEGQEVQSAVLQPVLYIVQNSTQEEYDRILFPTLRLLLANRKTIQGTVTLLEKLHLILNKTPREYVQKEVLPMLYTSFENSTIQVQTAAFVAVSNVTQYIEDDAIRNIILPKLVVAFQKSTIDCLTLLNVIPCILSRLEKQKVIDCILPILFNVKLQDPEVIVQVVKIYRLMLTDKKYGLSVSWMATRAMPSLLPQTINLALNLEQFELLLKVLQDMLCLIERHQRTHLTLDNLERHHHRNLRHQYSTDNVHVPPFNIPNLRIEQRKTSSAEDMARKSSIDSISMTASAENMARKNSISGMFWWSASNNDSNFLRVANVFPNRRLSDNTLMAPKIRVAPSCASSPGGTPAGTLAFRRHSSTGSQDRRGSSINLSPPTGGGMPITSTSVPHLLNSSMNSIRSSRRPSVSSTSSQQGAGLLQQVGTFGTSMVRQQPPICLNLNGPPLQPPTLCPLLQLPGQPSH